A genomic segment from Plasmodium sp. gorilla clade G2 genome assembly, chromosome: 3 encodes:
- a CDS encoding E3 ubiquitin-protein ligase, putative has translation MSENIENARDDNENEDRNEDSNNIFLYNNVISNEGGDSCNVLCLFLFFLSLFFIMIMSADNNTAHTFASTANNNNNNSNNNINSNNNNNSNSNHNNNHSNINNHSSYNNNNDDDPSFKYQNSDYIYNDNFNDDEFLKNEENDKVMNDMLDNILIQCLHFKGVYKIKNKKNKKNNIKEDIMFDIIEEDKNKDIENINSKKKIKNKNEQISHGTLEAKLVTLKLALNNITKSYIFFYFNPYDNKNNNDKISIRNDIPKQYKYIGFNGININKENRYIFNGQGYNISTFCQIKNDIKKKNDTYKYGYTNIYNNNNNNNNIGVNDNCLCNYTININQYINKYESVSLREVDESYLYSLKGYILDEQEYYKNFLQNEYIKLYKNYIDNIQKYYHTHYMDKENILHAHELGNINQEIIKNQSKLKDLKENNKEISYVTLKDVNQENGSMLNDNIQNGYASKVVNSKRTTTNNNEDNNNNNNNEDNHVYINEDNHVYINEENHFHFNDDHNGATNTHYDGYIYSNNCNLLISFEGIDIDKKYISRKVLNFSVIFNIKSIIEISLFWSQIGTSGSIPGASRISLISICLNSLIDIFESLLILYEILLSKLLLIHFILMILLKFLLFTIMEVRYVLIVWKANHQHEINEGWEYMQRKLSKLYKYYYGSIFLLILIFYYVFPIFPYILLILYLCWLPQILLDIWRGQRNSIDIKFVSILSLCRLYLPIYIYLYPHNIFELDTFSQLIDTSNVMFSILIIFIIFIQLIYMFLQRIYGPRYFVNIDLLPHVHNYYKTIDVNFEAGIPECVICMYDIILKPNKYCVTPCYHIFHEKCLQQWMDIKLECPTCRGPLPNFS, from the coding sequence ATGAGTGAGAATATAGAAAATGCCAGagatgataatgaaaatgaagataGGAATGaagatagtaataatatttttttgtataataaCGTAATAAGTAACGAGGGTGGTGATTCATGCAAtgtattatgtttatttctttttttcctttccttattttttattatgattatgaGTGCTGATAATAATACTGCACATACATTTGCAAGCACAgcaaacaacaacaataataatagtaataataatattaatagtaataataataataatagtaacagTAATCATAATAACAATCATAGCAATATTAATAATCATAgtagttataataataataatgatgacgATCCTTCTTTTAAATATCAAAACAGTGATTACATTTATAATGATAACTTTAATGATGATGAGTTCCTAAAAAACgaagaaaatgataaggTTATGAACGATATgttagataatatattaatacaatgCTTACATTTTAAAGgagtttataaaataaaaaataagaaaaataagaaaaataacataaaagaAGATATCATGTTTGATATAATTGAAGAAgacaaaaataaagatatagaaaatataaattctaaaaaaaaaataaaaaataaaaatgaacagATTTCTCATGGAACGCTAGAAGCTAAATTGGTTACCTTAAAATTAGCacttaataatattacaaagtcttatatatttttttattttaatccttatgataataaaaataataatgataaaatatccATAAGAAATGATATTCCTAagcaatataaatatataggatTTAATggcataaatataaataaagaaaatagatatatttttaatggtCAGGGGTATAACATCTCAACTTTTtgtcaaataaaaaatgatataaaaaaaaagaatgatacatataaatatggatatacaaatatatataataataataataataataataatattggaGTAAATGATAATTGCCTTTGTAATTACACCATAAATATTAATCagtatattaataaatatgaatcaGTATCTTTAAGAGAAGTTGATGAATCCTATCTATACTCTCTCAAAGGATATATCCTAGATGAacaagaatattataaaaattttttacaaaatgaatatatcaaactttataaaaattacattgataatatacaaaaatattatcatacaCATTATATGGACaaggaaaatattttacatgCACATGAACTGGGAAATATAAATCaagaaattataaagaatCAATCCAAATTAAAAGATttgaaagaaaataataaagaaatatctTATGTCACTTTAAAAGATGTAAATCAAGAAAATGGTAGTATgcttaatgataatattcaAAATGGATATGCTTCCAAAGTGGTTAATAGTAAAAGGACTactacaaataataatgaggataataataataataataataatgaggaTAACCATGTTTATATTAATGAGGATAACCATGTTTATATTAATGAGGAAAACCATTTCCATTTTAATGATGATCATAATGGTGCTACCAATACACACTAtgatggatatatatattccaacAACTGTAATTTACTCATTTCCTTTGAAGGTATAGAcattgataaaaaatatatttcaagaAAAGTTTTGAATTTCTCagttatatttaatataaaatctaTTATAGAAATAAGCTTATTCTGGAGTCAGATAGGAACGAGTGGGTCGATTCCAGGAGCATCTAGAATTTCTTTAATATCCATATGTTTAAATTCTCTTATAGATATTTTTGaatcattattaattttatatgaaatattattatcaaaattattattaatacattttattttaatgatattattaaaatttttattatttactaTAATGGAAGTTAGATATGTCCTAATTGTATGGAAAGCTAATCATCAACATGAAATAAATGAAGGATGGGAATACATGCAAAGGAAATTaagtaaattatataaatattattatggtagtatttttttattaattcttatattttattatgtattcCCTATATTCCCATATATCTTATTAatcttatatttatgttgGTTACCACAAATACTATTAGATATATGGAGAGGACAAAGAAATTCCATAGATATTAAATTTGtttctatattatcattatgtcGTTTATATTTacctatttatatttatttatatccacATAATATTTTCGAGTTAGATACTTTCTCTCAACTTATAGATACATCTAATGTTATGTTTAGCatacttataatttttattatattcatacaaTTAATCTATATGTTCTTACAAAGAATTTATGGACCTAGATATTTTGTTAATATAGATCTATTACCACATGTTCATAACTATTATAAAACTATAGATGTCAATTTTGAAGCAGGAATACCTGAATGTGTTATATGCAtgtatgatattatattaaaaccAAACAAATATTGTGTAACTCCATGctatcatatttttcatgaAAAGTGTTTGCAACAGTGGATGGATATCAAACTGGAGTGCCCAACGTGTCGTGGCCCCCTCCCGAATTTTTCGTGA
- a CDS encoding TPR domain containing protein: protein MINVGERNKCELPKDEDIEDFLQRVEDVSNKINGLIKGTISVEELDKEEKKLWLEKRIKEIKEEEKKEYEKKRFLMGIEGKGNEDNYLFFCSFCFVLYNYDLTNCVRCNKKVISKEQRKKDINDKLQKYKILKNKRNIRRNRWNTYLKEQEKNKIKYKNSINYEKWNHYEPSSDSFDEDEKNLCLPRNNEQFKILETKLNQDLQKKKDRQQVAYSMKIKGNEYFKQKKYIHAIECYKNGLNLCKDYLDLYVNLALCQIKIYQYENAIINCNQVIQYYDTFKTDLKINLSIIFKGYARKALALFKLFQFKESSINFNLASQFNKNDQQVNEYINKCKHILNDQIKSNYGHNNVEYMSYGNPSHEKLKNSQKEKEEKNIQIVEKIKNVEHNNNDSKIYLPPNSNNQKNSLLSYNLKNPDINKKIMLQLSKKDMNKEPNLFNMYLKGIKKKIKKDEIAKLIFCSHTYDLENDNDSNNPNHSPKKRKYITMLSFFVDKINDILFDIKRKSQSYDSLFNTQNINNKIFKINKYVKKGIHLIIDILIFILENHFYYSDFCLNAITPIFTFYFLRNVKVSKCLHLLYSIISNNNEGKQIVCQMLQDKHIILKELFNRINNFILHERYTYTYEKIKIYENLKSHILTCTYVKKHLNVQEINELASQKLEIMKENEYKNMEQLEKCIKDNEKIKIGKNTINYKKMKKINNNDIKYDDSYILYGDEKRKEIIMNVLKDIMSIDVIKKGDENERISKKEKSKLSLCYNINNIEKELEMYKKNNIKNLYNEKNECLSLFGFLSYLIVFPNILNIIEKYCMKNMINIIIYINEKMYDYKNMECNYILFLLNFVSHIRVRSFILTCSMSNMFFYIEKNENDNIMKNILCVLYNLTITWLNEIDNNHFVLLYYGDIKESTFHKLIDSMESKDNYVCELSMILLSRFYLYMYCFNDKIKVQKNEKDNGNKQNDVIEQVPLIFNHDDIDIKHLYDKKIEKKKTNESLMNKLKEKIKKEYEKLYILDNISFLYLKRNIMKFLSIVNIQNDFLIINACIKLVYNLSIYTNFIFKNIYDLQNNDVNYFKQLISHISSILLDIKLDEKEKTDNKSVYVLINNIIMFFIQCLKFICIHNMNEDESIYIIKTIQTIIPYAIKISNSHEKKLNKNISMFLSYCFVNKDLKKTILEINNNDIRKVEYLLK, encoded by the coding sequence atgataaatgtAGGGGAGAGAAATAAATGTGAACTACCAAAAGATGAAGACATAGAAGATTTTTTACAAAGAGTAGAAGATGTAAGCAATAAAATTAACGGATTGATCAAAGGGACCATAAGTGTTGAAGAACTAGATAAAGAAGAGAAGAAGTTATGGttagaaaaaagaataaaagaaattaaagaagaagaaaaaaaagaatatgaaaagaaaagattTCTTATGGGTATAGAAGGAAAAGGTAATGaagataattatttatttttttgttctttttgttttgttctatataattatgatttaACTAATTGTGTACgatgtaataaaaaagttATAAGCAAAGAACAAAggaaaaaagatataaatgataaactacaaaaatataaaatattaaaaaataaaagaaatataagaagaaatagatggaatacatatttaaaagaacaagaaaaaaataaaataaaatataaaaattcaatCAATTATGAAAAATGGAATCATTATGAACCAAGTTCTGATTCATttgatgaagatgaaaaaaatttatgtcTTCCAAGAAACAATGAACAATTCAAAATATTAGAAACTAAATTAAATCAAgatctacaaaaaaaaaaagatagaCAACAAGTTGCATATTCTATGAAAATTAAAggaaatgaatattttaaacaaaaaaaatatatacatgctattgaatgttataaaaatggATTAAATTTATGTAAAGATTATTTAGATTTATATGTTAATCTAGCTCTATGccaaattaaaatatatcaatatgaAAATGCTATAATTAATTGTAATCAAGTTATTCAATATTATGATACATTCAAAACAGATCTCAAAATTAATCtatctattatatttaaaggtTATGCAAGAAAAGCTCTAGcactttttaaattatttcaaTTTAAAGAGTCatcaataaattttaatCTAGCTTcacaatttaataaaaatgatcaacaggttaatgaatatataaacaaatgtaaacatattttaaatgatcAAATTAAGTCAAACTATGGTCACAACAATGTAGAATATATGTCATATGGTAATCCTTCTCATGAGAAATTAAAGAATTCGCAAAAggaaaaggaagaaaaaaatatacaaatagtggaaaaaataaaaaatgtagaacacaataataatgactcaaaaatttatttaccGCCCAATTcaaataatcaaaaaaattcTTTACTCTCatacaatttaaaaaatccagacataaacaaaaaaatcaTGTTGCAATTGTCAAAAAAGGATATGAATAAAGAACCAAACCTTTTTAACATGTATTTAAAAggaattaaaaagaaaataaaaaaagatgaaataGCAAAATTAATATTCTGCTCTCATACATATGATttagaaaatgataatgattcTAATAATCCGAATCACTcaccaaaaaaaagaaaatacataACTATGTTATCTTTCTTTGTTGACaaaattaatgatatattatttgatataaaaagaaaatcacAATCTTATGATTCCTTATTCAAtacacaaaatataaataataaaatttttaaaataaacaaatatgttaaaaaagGTATACATTTAATTATTGATATCTTAATATTCATACTTgaaaatcatttttattattcagaTTTTTGCTTGAACGCTATCACACccatttttactttttactTTTTAAGAAATGTAAAAGTATCAAAGTGTCTCcatcttttatattctataatatctaataataatgaaggaAAACAAATTGTATGTCAAATGTTACAAGATAAACATATCATTTTAAAAGAACTCTTTAAtagaattaataattttatactaCATGAAAGATATACTTatacatatgaaaaaattaaaatatacgaaaatttaaaaagtcATATATTGACATGTACATATGTGAAAAAACACCTGAACGTTCAggaaataaatgaattagCTAGCCAAAAGTTAGAAATTATGAAAGAAAATgagtataaaaatatggaacAATTGGAGAAGTGCATAAAAGATaatgagaaaataaaaattggtAAGAAtacaataaattataaaaagatgaagaaaattaataataatgatataaaatatgatgatagttatatattatatggtgATGAAAAAAGGaaggaaataataatgaatgtTTTGAAAGATATTATGTCTATTGATGTGATCAAAAAGGGAgatgaaaatgaaagaatatcaaaaaaagagaaatcaaaattatcattatgttataatattaataatatagaaaaagagttagaaatgtataaaaaaaataatataaaaaatttgtataacgaaaaaaatgaatgcTTGAGTTTGTTTggatttttatcatatttgaTTGTATTTCCAAAcattttgaatattattgaaaaatattgtatgaaaaatatgataaatattataatttatataaatgaaaaaatgtatgattataaaaatatggaatgtaactatatattatttttattaaattttgtaAGTCACATTAGAGTACGTTCTTTTATATTGACATGTTCTATGtcaaatatgtttttttatatagagaagaatgaaaatgataatataatgaaaaatatattatgcgTACTTTATAATTTAACTATAACATGGTTAAACGAAATAGATAACaatcattttgttttattatattatggaGATATAAAAGAAAGTACTTTTCATAAATTAATTGATAGTATGGAATCAAAAGATAATTATGTGTGTGAATTATCTATGATACTTTTATCTagattttatttatacatgtattgttttaatgataaaataaaagtacaaaaaaatgaaaaagacaacggaaataaacaaaatgatgTAATAGAACAGGTGcctttaatatttaatcatgatgatatagatattaaacatttatatgataaaaagatagaaaaaaaaaaaacaaatgaaagtttaatgaataaattaaaagaaaaaataaaaaaagaatatgaaaaattatatatacttgataatatatcatttttatatttaaaaagaaatattatgaaatttttatcaatagtaaatatacaaaatgattTTCTAATAATAAATGCATGTATAAAGCTTGTATATAATCTAtcaatatatacaaattttatctttaaaaatatatatgatctacaaaataatgatgtAAATTACTTTAAACAATTAATAAGTCACATTTCTTCTATCCTTTTAGATATTAAACtggatgaaaaagaaaaaacagaCAACAAATCagtatatgtattaataaataatattatcatgttttttatacaatgtttaaaatttatttgtatacatAACATGAATGAAGATGaatctatatatatcataaaaactATTCAAACCATTATTCCATATGCTATTAAAATTTCAAATAGTCatgagaaaaaattaaataaaaatatttccatGTTCTTATCATATTGTTTTGTAAATaaggatttaaaaaaaacaatactAGAGATaaacaataatgatataagAAAAGTcgaatatttattaaaatga
- a CDS encoding 26S proteasome regulatory subunit RPN12, putative, translated as MSRELEECVKLFKDLICCYNNINEKELIEGTNNDLDSMLNLNEDISIPTVCDINKCKEILSKLKLLVIHLPSLNPLISIGEKDIRELLIVREILEKGVIISIRDNDIKSFNIYIAQLFIYYFDYKDILQKSKKQNAIIGLYLLYLLAYNSIGDFHMTLEILSLEDHNDIYIKYVLTLEQNIMDGFFHHVLTRKEDIPLYLYESFMQKLYTTIRFKLIDCILASTTSIHVLYTCELLKFSNEQNLYDFIIQYNETKNNQGEYNSVCEIKNNYVVCKNQMVSMQELPSLEIINNSIGYATELERIV; from the coding sequence atgtcgAGGGAATTAGAAGAATGcgtaaaattatttaaagatTTAATTTGTTGttataataacattaatgaaaaagaattaatagaAGGAACAAATAATGATTTAGATAGCATGCTAAATTTGAATGAGGATATAAGTATTCCAACTGTttgtgatataaataaatgtaaggAGATTTTAtctaaattaaaattattagtAATTCATTTACCTTCACTTAATCCTTTAATATCCATTGGAGAAAAAGATATAAGAGAATTATTAATAGTAAGAGAAATATTAGAAAAAGGTGTTATTATATCTATAAgagataatgatataaaatcttttaatatatatatagctcaattatttatatattattttgattataaggatatattacaaaaaagtAAGAAACAAAATGCTATCATTggtttgtatttattatatttattagcATATAATTCTATAGGAGATTTTCATATGACCTtagaaatattatcattagaaGATCacaatgatatatatattaaatatgtattaaccttagaacaaaatataatggATGGATTTTTTCATCATGTATTAACAAGAAAAGAAGACattcctttatatttatatgaatctTTTAtgcaaaaattatatacaaccATTAGATTTAAATTAATTGATTGTATTTTGGCTTCCACTACTTCAATAcatgtattatatacatgtgaattattaaaattttcaaacgaacaaaatttatatgattttattattcaatataatgaaacaaaaaataatcaagGGGAATACAATTCTGTTtgtgaaattaaaaataattatgtcGTCTGTAAAAATCAAATGGTTTCTATGCAAGAATTACCATCATtggaaataattaataattctaTAGGATATGCTACAGAACTTGAGAGAATAGTATAG